The window GATGCCGGTCTCGGCCTTGAACTTTTCGGCCGCGGCATCGTTGCCGGCGTAGCACGCTGCGACACTATAGCCGGCGGCCTTCAACGCCTTGCTGATCGCAGCACCAATTCCCCTCGTTCCGCCAGTCACTACTGCAACGCGTGCCATGATCAATCCCTCCCTCATTCTTCTTATAGCTTCGAATTAATCCGGCCATGAGACGAACATCAAGTGAAAATGCCCGGCGCGATGCGCCGGGCATTTTGTTCTATCAGTGTGTGCAGTGCACTCGCGAGATGATGTTTTCAGCACGCGGCGCTGAAGGATTAGTCGCGTGCAATGCACATCGCGATGCCCATGCCGCCGCCGATGCACAGAGTCGCAAGGCCCTTCTTCGCGTCGCGCTTTTCCATCTCGTGCAGCAGCGTCACCAGCACGCGCGCACCGGAGGCGCCGACCGGATGGCCGATCGCGATCGCGCCGCCGTTGACGTTGACCTTCGAGGTATCCCAGCCGAGGTCCTTGTTGACCGCGCAAGCCTGCGCCGCAAAGGCTTCGTTGGCTTCGATCAGATCGAGATCCTCGATCTTCCAGCCCGCCTTCTTCAACGCCGAACGCGACGCCGGGATCGGGCCGGTTCCCATGATCGAGGGATCGACGCCCGCCTGACCCCACGACACGATGCGCGCCAGCGGGGTGCGGCCTTCCTTGGCGGCCTGTTTGGCGGTCATCAGCACCACGGCGGCGGCGCCGTCATTGATGCCCGAGGCGGAGCCCGCGGTGACGGTGCCATCCTTCAGGAAGGCGGGCTTCAGCTTGGCCATCGCCTCGATCGTCGCGCCATGGCGCGGATATTCGTCGGTGTCGACGATGATGTCGCCCTTGCGCGACTTGATGGTGACCGGAACGATCTCGCTCTTGAAGCGACCGGCCTTCTGCGCGGCCTCGGCCTTCTGCTGCGAGCCGACGGCGAACTCGTCCTGCTGCTGGCGCGTGATCTGATACTTCTGGGCCACGTTCTCGGCAGTGTTGCCCATGTGATAGCCGTTGAAGGCATCCCAGAGGCCGTCCTTGATCATGGTGTCGATGAATTCCACCGGACCCATCTTCACGCCGCCGCGCAGATATTGCGCATGCGGGGCCATGCTCATGGATTCCTGACCGCCGGCGACGACGATGTCGGAATCGCCGTTGAGCAGCGCCTGGTAGCCGAGCGCGACCGTGCGCAGACCGGAGCCGCAGAGCTGATTGACACCCCAGGCCGGGCTTTCCACCGGGATACCGGCGGCGATGGAAGCCTGGCGCGCCGGGTTCTGGCCCTGCGCGGCGGTGAGAATCTGGCCCATGATGACTTCGGAGACCCGGGCGGGCTCGATGCCGGCACGCTCCAGCGCCGCCTTGATGGCGATGGCGCCGAGATCGTGCGCCGGCATGGTGGCGAAAGCGCCGTTGAAGCTGCCGACCGGGGTGCGGGCGGCGCTGACGATGACGACATCGTCTGACATGGACATCTCCTGTTGTTGAGGTTTTTTCAACGGCTGTCGCCGGAGTGGCGAGCCCGTGTTGCGAACCATCCTGTTAACCTAGTGCGGGACTGTCAATCGGCCAGAGGCGATTTTGCCCTCGCAGCGCACTCAAAATGACGTCGTTGGCACTTTGCATAGCACAATAATGCTGCGATTTTAACCGTGACGCACAAAACGGTAGCGAAGACCCTTTGAAAGTGCTTACTTTATTGCATTGCGTTGCTCGTATGCCCCATGGCGCAATGCCGGCGGGCTCCCTGTCCTCGGTACGTATGTGTGAGCCCATGGCAAAAACAGATCAGCCTACGACGATCAAGAAATACGCGAACCGCCGGCTTTATAATACCGGAACCAGCACTTATGTGACGCTCGAGGATCTCGCCTCGATGGTAAAAGATGGCGAGGATTTCCTCGTTTATGACGCCAAGACCGGCGACGACATCACCCGTTCGGTGCTGGCGCAGATCATTTTCGAACAGGAAAACAAGGCCGGCCAGAACTTGCTGCCGACCACTTTCCTGCGTCAGTTGATCCGCTTCTACGGCGACAGCATGCAGATGGTGGTGCCGAAATATCTCGAGCAGTCGATCGACTCACTGACGCGCGAGCAGGAAAAATTCCGCAAGCAGATGACCAACACTTTCAGCATGACGCCGTTCGCGCCGCTGGAAGAGCACGTCCGCCGCAACATGGAGTTGTTTCAGCAGACCTTCTCGATGTTCAAGCCGTTCGTGCCGCCGCGCAATGGCGCCGCTCCAGAACCCGAAAAGGCCCCGGAGCCCGCCTCGGACGTCGACAACATCGATGACCTGCGCCGTCAGATGAAAGAGATGCAGGAGCGCCTCGAGCGGATGTCGCACGAGCCAAAGCCAGAGCCGAAAGCGGAGTGAGTTCTTCTTCCTTCTCCCTCGTGGGAGAAGGAAGACATCACCCTGTCGCGGGTCGTCCGACCGGCGCTACATCCAGCCACGGCCGCTCCGGCGAGGCGAGGCCGATCAGCCGGCCCTGGATGTAGTCGCAACCCCAGTCACGCAACATCGTGGCGGACTCATCGTCCTGCACCCATTCCGCCACCGTCTTGATTCCAAGCCTGCGGCTGAGATCGATCAGCGTCTGCACGAAGGCGCGATCGTCGGCGGAGCGCGCGATGTTCTGCACGAAGGCGCCATCGATCTTCACGATATCGACGCCGAGCTTGCGCAGGTTGCGGAACGAAGTATAGCCGGCGCCGAAATCGTCGATGGCAATGCGGCTGCCGAAATTCTTGACCCGGGTGACGAAGCCGCGGACATCGTCGATATCCTGGAT is drawn from Nitrobacteraceae bacterium AZCC 2146 and contains these coding sequences:
- a CDS encoding acetyl-CoA C-acetyltransferase (product_source=KO:K00626; cath_funfam=3.40.47.10; cog=COG0183; ko=KO:K00626; pfam=PF00108,PF02803; superfamily=53901; tigrfam=TIGR01930), whose translation is MSDDVVIVSAARTPVGSFNGAFATMPAHDLGAIAIKAALERAGIEPARVSEVIMGQILTAAQGQNPARQASIAAGIPVESPAWGVNQLCGSGLRTVALGYQALLNGDSDIVVAGGQESMSMAPHAQYLRGGVKMGPVEFIDTMIKDGLWDAFNGYHMGNTAENVAQKYQITRQQQDEFAVGSQQKAEAAQKAGRFKSEIVPVTIKSRKGDIIVDTDEYPRHGATIEAMAKLKPAFLKDGTVTAGSASGINDGAAAVVLMTAKQAAKEGRTPLARIVSWGQAGVDPSIMGTGPIPASRSALKKAGWKIEDLDLIEANEAFAAQACAVNKDLGWDTSKVNVNGGAIAIGHPVGASGARVLVTLLHEMEKRDAKKGLATLCIGGGMGIAMCIARD
- a CDS encoding polyhydroxyalkanoate synthesis repressor PhaR (product_source=TIGR01848; cog=COG5394; pfam=PF05233,PF07879; superfamily=54452; tigrfam=TIGR01848); translation: MPAGSLSSVRMCEPMAKTDQPTTIKKYANRRLYNTGTSTYVTLEDLASMVKDGEDFLVYDAKTGDDITRSVLAQIIFEQENKAGQNLLPTTFLRQLIRFYGDSMQMVVPKYLEQSIDSLTREQEKFRKQMTNTFSMTPFAPLEEHVRRNMELFQQTFSMFKPFVPPRNGAAPEPEKAPEPASDVDNIDDLRRQMKEMQERLERMSHEPKPEPKAE